Proteins from one Telopea speciosissima isolate NSW1024214 ecotype Mountain lineage chromosome 1, Tspe_v1, whole genome shotgun sequence genomic window:
- the LOC122672141 gene encoding NAC domain-containing protein 35-like, which produces MAIAAAMSCDDDKDEHDLDMVMPGFRFHPTEEELVEFYLRRKVEGKRFNVELITFLDLYRYDPWELPPLAAIGEKEWFFYVPRDRKYRNGDRPNRVTTSGYWKATGADRMIRTETLRSIGLKKTLVFYSGKAPKGIRTSWIMNEYRLPHHETHQYQKAEISLCRVYKRAGVVDDHSLIIPRSISTPSSTRPCSSRELQYSSSVANQKQRFSSSTVHGAPVPVSFQAFGHSPPSSEAAAADKLQEAKSSSYDNNDAAGTALGQPKPHRSNSLVIPVNTAQDDQDHVSTDDNLLCHRPIKEVGCSLLPITSCTTLFTCSSSSVPPRHPPPPPPPPPPAAVVVVDELEKLVSYQRGYIEHHHHHQQQQQQQSQFLSIPLPPSCQQYQFLSIPLLPPPPCHDEQSQSTLALNTTLLPSNSLPTTFSDKICNWEWNPILEAAANRDYATSP; this is translated from the exons ATGGCAATTGCAGCAGCCATGAGCTGTGACGACGACAAGGATGAGCATGACCTTGACATGGTAATGCCCGGTTTTCGCTTCCACCCAACTGAGGAAGAGCTCGTGGAGTTCTATCTCCGTCGTAAGGTGGAGGGAAAGCGCTTCAATGTGGAGCTCATAACCTTTCTGGACCTCTATCGCTATGACCCATGGGAACTTCCGC CCTTGGCAGCTATAGGAGAGAAAGAATGGTTCTTCTATGTACCTAGAGACCGCAAGTATCGGAACGGTGACAGACCAAACCGTGTGACAACTTCCGGCTATTGGAAAGCTACTGGTGCCGACCGGATGATTCGGACGGAGACGCTTCGTTCAATCGGGCTAAAGAAGACCTTGGTCTTCTACTCAGGGAAGGCTCCAAAAGGAATAAGGACCAGTTGGATCATGAACGAGTATCGTTTGCCGCATCATGAAACTCATCAGTACCAAAAG GCGGAAATTTCGCTTTGTCGGGTCTACAAGAGAGCTGGAGTAGTAGATGATCACTCCCTAATTATCCCGCGTTCCATTTCAACTCCATCCAGTACCCGGCCATGCTCATCGAGGGAGCTCCAGTACTCGTCTTCAGTTGCTAATCAGAAACAACGCTTTAGCAGTAGCACAGTCCATGGTGCACCAGTACCGGTGAGTTTTCAAGCATTCGGACATTCACCTCCAAGCAgcgaggcagcagcagcagataAGCTGCAGGAAGCCAAGAGTAGCAGCTATGACAATAATGACGCAGCTGGCACTGCTCTTGGCCAACCCAAGCCCCATAGGTCTAATTCATTGGTGATACCGGTTAATACTGCACAAGATGATCAAGATCATGTGAGTACTGATGATAATCTCCTATGTCATCGTCCGATTAAGGAAGTAGGTTGTTCTCTGCTACCAATAACAAGTTGCACCACCCTCTTCacctgttcctcttcttctgtgCCGCCGCgacacccaccaccaccaccaccaccaccaccaccggcGGCAGTAGTAGTAGTCGATGAACTTGAGAAACTTGTAAGCTACCAAAGAGGTTACATagaacatcatcatcatcatcaacagcagcagcagca GCAATCCCAATTCCTCTCCATACCATTACCGCCATCATGTCAACAGTACCAATTCCTCTCCATACCattactaccaccaccaccatgtcATGATGAACAATCACAAAGTACACTAGCTCTCAACACCACGTTGTTGCCCTCTAATTCACTGCCGACAACCTTCTCTGACAAGATCTGCAACTGGGAGTGGAATCCGATCCTGGAGGCTGCTGCTAACAGAGATTACGCCACCAGTCCTTAA